From the uncultured Methanobrevibacter sp. genome, the window CTTCTATCTTATTTCGAATGTTTTTATGTAATTTTTCTTCAAGAGTATTTACCCTGAATTTCACTTCACTTAATTGGGGAACTGCCAGTTCCGCTGCGGCTGTTGGAGTGGGGGCCCGTTTATCGGCAACAAAGTCGGATATTGTGAAATCTATTTCATGGCCCACTGCACTGATTACAGGTATTTTACAGTCAAATATTTCACGTGCAACAATCTCTTCATTGAATGGCCATAAATCCTCAATGCTTCCTCCACCACGACCAACAATCAATGTGTCGATATCATAGTTTTGAGCAGTTTTAATCTGTCTTACAATCTGTTCTTTTGCATGGTTTCCCTGAACAAGTGTTGGAAAAACCAGTATCTTACATACGGGATATCTTCTTTTGACTGTTGTGATGATGTCTTTTACTGCCGCTCCTGTTGAAGCTGTAACAACACCAATGCGTTTGGGATATACAGGGATTTGCTTTTTATGTTTATCGTCAAACAATCCTTCTTTTTCAAGTTTCTTTTTGAGCTGTTCAAAGGCTATATATAAATTTCCGATTCCGTCTTCAGTCATTTTGTTGGCAACCAATTGATATTTTCCATGAGGGGCATAAACATCAATTTTGCCCTTAACAATTACTTGCATACCGTCTTTCGGTTCGAATTTCAGGAATCTGTCTTTCATGCCCTTAAACATCACTGCATCAATTTGAGACCCGTCGTCCTTCAGTGTAAAGTAGCTGTGTCCACTAAATCGGTTTGTTGAAAAGTTGGAGATTTCACCCTTTACAAGAATGTTTTTCAGTTTCGGATCCATCTTCAATTTCTTTTCGATTAATCCATTAATCTCTGAAACAGTGAAAGTTTTCTTTTCCATACATTCACCTTGATTTAATTGTTACTATGTTGTTTATATTTAATGTTATAGTATTTAAAATCTACAAAACTGTCAATTTAAAAAATTAGTTGGGAGTTTTATATTTAATATTGTCTTGAACTATCTGACCTTGAAGAAGTCGATGTATTCTTGCACCATTTAGATAAAAAAATATTTAACTTAACACAAAAAAACATATTAAAAAAGAATAATTAAAAATTAAAACTTATTTAAACGGTGTTTTTTATGAGAGTAAAAGATGAATTATTTGGTAAGGAAGTCCTTGATGCTGATGTTCAAATTGTCGGAAGAGTTTCTGATGTTGTTATGGATAAGGACACCTATGAAATCACTGATTTGGTACTTAAGAAAACTGGATTTTCAGAACAGATCAAAGCTAGTGAAAACATGGT encodes:
- the xseA gene encoding exodeoxyribonuclease VII large subunit, whose amino-acid sequence is MEKKTFTVSEINGLIEKKLKMDPKLKNILVKGEISNFSTNRFSGHSYFTLKDDGSQIDAVMFKGMKDRFLKFEPKDGMQVIVKGKIDVYAPHGKYQLVANKMTEDGIGNLYIAFEQLKKKLEKEGLFDDKHKKQIPVYPKRIGVVTASTGAAVKDIITTVKRRYPVCKILVFPTLVQGNHAKEQIVRQIKTAQNYDIDTLIVGRGGGSIEDLWPFNEEIVAREIFDCKIPVISAVGHEIDFTISDFVADKRAPTPTAAAELAVPQLSEVKFRVNTLEEKLHKNIRNKIEENRSILNNISEKQVLKNPEEVYEIKAMQLDNLINKLNYASNSLIAENRNKLFRVENAPILKNPSEMLKSKKEKYNKNLNKLEVLNPLLTLKRGYSIAKSEGKVISSVKDVKVGDKVDIELDDGTINTKVI
- a CDS encoding PRC-barrel domain-containing protein, with translation MRVKDELFGKEVLDADVQIVGRVSDVVMDKDTYEITDLVLKKTGFSEQIKASENMVPMELVKVIGDKILLKGEDDL